ACTGAGTGAAATAGAATGAGGCTTTGGGAAGAGGATTGCTGTGAATGCTGCGGGTAGGGGCCCCCGTAATTGGAGCCGCAAGGAGTACTGCTTTATAAAATGTTGGAGGTACAGATAATAAGTTGTGGTTTGTGCCGGATGGAGAGTGAGGCGAGGGAGAGGCGGAGGGTCTGATTACACAAAAACGATGATAAACGTCTACCTTGATATGCGCATACTTTTGAGCAAGATTACAATATCTACGGGCATAATCTTACTACTTACAGAGTGTTGATCGAGTGGTTAAGGCTGGGAAGTCCAATTATGGTCTTCTCGTATGATGAATTTAAGTGGGGAAAATGTCGGGGGCAAACTGCCCTCGGGCAGGACAAGTACAGAGTTCGTTTATGGTAAGAAACAGCGAATCGTGATCAAAGCGAGAATTCGGTAACGCCTTTTTTGGAGGCATATTTCAGCGTGTAGCTTCCTTCTTTGCCATATGGCAGCGTAGCGATTTGGATGCGGGTATAATCCAACCGACTCTCTCTCAGCACTTTTTTAATCAGCGCTATGCTCCGATCCTCGTCCGTGACCACACAGAAAATATTCATTACATATTCCTTTGGATCAGCCACACGGCTACCCATATCACATCCATCCACCTCTCCCAACTCCGCCTGGGTCAGAACGGTTTCCAGATATTCCATCACCTTTTCCTTCAACCAATGATCTCGTTTGCTGCCCTGCGCGCTCTTCAGCGGATATTGCACCACAAGCCAGTATTTTTCACTCATTTAGCTTCACCAACCAATCTTTATATGATGGGGCACTACGTTATGTGTAGGACACTTGAACAATAAGAATACATATGTCAGCCTCACATTCCTCCAGTTCAAAATGGGCTAGATAATTGACCTTACTGCTTTTTGGAATTGTACTGCCCTTCCATTTGCAGGATGAGGAACATGGTGATGTTTAATGAGATGTGAGCTTAACGTGTCTGCTGACTTTCTGCCAATAGCCACGATCTGAGCATCGGGATTCAGTTGCATAAGCTGTCTGGCGAATAAAACACCTTCCTCCAACTCTGCCAAAGTCGGCGTTCGATTCGTCATCCTGTTTTCAGCAGATTGATGAGGATGAAAGGGATAAATGTTCCAGAATATAAAGTCCGTTGGTTTCCACCTTGAACTGAATAACACTTCACCCCATATGATGGATGCTGTCGGTTCTGCGAAACCATACAGTGCCTGACTCCGGTTAGGTTTGGCGATATTGGGCAGACTTGTTCGGATACCCGGCTCGCCTGAAAAAATCATCTGGTGATTCACCAGCGAGTGATTCCCGGTAACCATTCGCTCGGACGTCAGGGGTACGCCAGAGAACCTCGCCCCTTGATATCCCACGGCTTCAGCAATAAAAATGTACCGAGCCTTGGACATTCGTGGTTCCAAATACCTGACCAAATGTTCCGAACGAATCTCCACCGCTTCGGGGCCGATATCATAACCCATCACATAATCTCTCCAAGGATTAATCACATTTACTGGCGAGACATATGCTTGTACCCCTGCAACAAACTCGCGGATCTGTTGGTGCGTTTCGCTCATGCTTTTCTGCCTCCTTTGGGAGATTACAGAGTATATCGGGCCTGCATCAGCTTATTTTACAAAGATTATAGCATAAACAGAAAAACCACCAACCAGGACGCTGGTTGATGGTTTATGACTCTAATGGAGGCGAGGGGATCGAACCCAATTTAGTACTTAAAATTATATGAAGACACAATGTATGACAAAAACAAACGAAGAGACCTTGACGATCTCTCCGCTTTTGTTTAATCGTATAATTCACCGAAACCGGCATATGTAACTACTTTATCATCAACTTCGTTTACAGTGAATCTCATATAGGCATCCTCGACTTTTGTTGTCTTACCATGTATGGTGAGCTGTTTTCCTTTATCTTTATTTTGCCCCCATGCATCTGTGTAACCCCATTGCTCAGAACCCAACCATGTATTGTTTCTGATTTCATATCTTACCGTGTTATCAATTCCTAAACCATTATCATTCCATTGCCGATAGTTTATAACAACTTCACTATCTGTTGTGTTAATATCAAATGAACATATTGAATCAAAACTTCTCCCATCTACACGACCTGAAAAATTCCATGTACATCTTGTGGCTTGAATAGTAATAGTATCAGTATTATTTTGAGGCACTACTGAACTCTCTAACTCGTCATTATCTGGAGCCTTTTGAATCTCTAAAATATCATCATTGATTGTGTGCGGGCTTTCTATTACTACCCTCATTTCCCCTTCAATATTATCAACCACAAACGGAGCTTCTGATATTGCCCCATTCTCAAAATATATTCTAACAGAGAATTTAGTTGCCTCATTCTTTATTTGTTCACTGTCAGTTATCTCATAGTCAGTAATCCCCTCCCGATCAGAGGATAACGATCTTTGATACAAATCCTTTTTATCATCCAAATTAGAAAATCTATAATCATGAGTGAGATCCATCATCCTATCTAAATTCTTGTCTTTAACGGCATTTAAATAATCCTCTAAGTAAAATTTCGGATCTGAATGGATATTTAGATCGCTTGAGGCACTAGCATTATGGACAGTTGTTAACATTACTAGAATACACAGAAGAATTGATAAAGATGCTCTTTTCATACTTACATTCTCCTTAATTGAATAGATTATAGTTTGATTCTATATAAGCACAATTCGATTCGATAAGGTGACTATCATAGTTATCTTCTAGGCTCTCCATTGTCCGAGAGAAATTTATAGCAGACTCTGTAAGCCCAAAGATGAAACTTTTCTCCTCACAATTAAATAAAAAAATACTTTCCCCTCCTAGAATTTCTTCGTATTGAAGGCATACTTCAATGACGCCTGGCTCCAATTCAGTAAAATTCAAAACCATAGGCTCTACTCCAAAAGGGACTGACACCTTTTTTGAATTAATGTATTTTGAAGCTGCATTAGTGTATGAATTCCAGATCTCAAACCCTGATTTTTCAGCAACAATTTTCTCATTCAAAAGTATGCAAATATTGTAATAGTCTAATTTCGCCTTGGAGAAGTAATTATTATAGGTATCTTGATTTAAATCGTTCAATTCAATATTTTTGTCAGATAGTTGTACTAAAGTTTTAAAATGAATCAAGCTATTTCACTCCTTAAAGTAAATAGTTAGCGAAGCCAACTTCATATAGCTTCACTAACTTTCTTTACTTTTATCGACTTTCAGCTACGTTCCAACCGTAAGGGTAGGCTGTAACTACCTTCAGGTTTCCATCCACCACTACTCTATAAAGCTTACCACTGTAGTATCCGTCAACTGCTACATTATTGCTATAATTGTTAAGAATTTTTTGTTTATTTTCATCACTATAATTAATTACTACTGCGATTATGTCCACTATATCTTGCATTGAAGTAGTGTCATTAAAAAATGAATTGTACTCCCGGTAGCCTAGCCCAGTCCAATATTTAGGATGGTGTTTTGACATAATGTGCTCGAAACCTCTACTTTGAGTACCGAACTCTATGGTAACTTTCTTATTTGAACCTATTAACCATAGTTCCTTTATGTTCGTATATTGTGTTGTAAGTGCAGATAAATCAAAATAATCTTTAATTGCATCCTCTACATGGTTTTCAGTCACTTTTGCATATGTTTTAGTTGCTCCATATGCAATCCTTGCCAGATACATTATGATGCTGACAACATTCTGTGGACGAATTTCTCCATCGGTATTATTTTGTTGAAAATTAGAAGCTCTCTCAATTATCTCAAGTGTTTCCTTTTTGGTTTCTTCTGTGACCATCAGTTCTCTATTATTTTCATTCTCTGAAACATTGTTATGGTCTGTACTTGCCGCTAACGCAAAACTGCTCATGCTAGAAAAAATCAGAGCAAATGATAAAAGCAAAGCCAAAGAAAATTTAAATTTTTTCATTATTTTTTCTCTCCTTTTGTTTTTTGTTCTGTATGCTGGCCAGCAATACAAAAATTGTAAATATGTAATCCGATAATTATAGTATCACCACACCCCTAAAAAGGTAAAGTATGTAAAAAAAGAGTGTGTAAATATTTATTACTTTATATAGTCAAAGTTTCTAGTTTGAAGTTATTTTTCTGAATTTTAGACTATATTCCTTAACTATAGAATAGACCAGTATTACTGCTTGTCTTTAAATCTCTCAATATTTAGTCCAATATTCCATAATTGTCTTTGTGGGTATCTTTGGTTTGCGGAAGTTTAGGAAGCTCAGACTCCCTCTCCCATCCCACCAGAATAAAAATATTAGCCGTATCCGATTTGTTTTTCCACGTTATGTAATTCCCTGCGATTAGACCATCAAACGCTGCCATGATGTCTGCCTTGTTCCTTCCGGTCTTAATGGTCAATTCATAAAGTGTCGGAAATCGTCTGCGCCCGCTACTTAATTAAACAAGATCCTCAACATTTTACGTTCGTAATCAGATAACATATATCCGCCTCCAAAGCCGTTGTTCTGATTGGATAACATGCCAGCAAACCGGATTCCTTAACTGTCCGTGGCTGCCCCGACAATAGATCATCAGCTTTAATCATTCCGAATCCACATGCTCCGTGCATAGCGAGACGAGACAACTTAAGAATGTTGAAAATCCTCAGAGTAATGAGTGTCATGAAAATTCATTTCATATTGATGGTCCCATGGAACCTTAGTTATCTTTGAGACGAACTAATTAATACTAATGGGTAACTTTTCGATATAGACTTAACTCAAATAAAAAATTTTCATACTTGTAATCCATAAAATTAACGTTCATAACTACCTCTGAAAAAGAAAAATCTAATTATGTATGTTACAAAAAAAAATCAGATTGCTGACATCTATTGATGTTCCAGCTACCTGATTTTTTTCGCTTGGAGTTACCTAAACGCCTTCAACATAGTACATACTCATTAAGTTCCATCTTGGGCGAGGGGAGTCGAACCCCTGTCCGAAGATAACGGCACATAAGCTTCTATGAGTGTAGTCACAGTTTTGATGTCACCCAAGTATCGCCCCGTAATCCGCTATACATTGAAATAGCCTGATTGTCTTCTCCAGCCCACTCCAGGAGTAGATGTGACAGTGTATCCCACTACTTGTTAGCCCCTATCCCTGTCACATGGGCTATTCAGGCTAGAATATTTAAAGAGATTATTGTATCTCCCAAATGCCTTTTAAGCGATTAATGGTATGAATCCATTTAGATGCACGCGGCTTACAAACGGTGTTTTGGTTTCCAAAAAAACCAATTTCCGATATAGCTACATTCGCAGGCAGAGCTTTAACCCATGCCACTTTTACAATGAACTCGGCACGATCATCGTCACATAAGAATTCTTTAAAGTAAGCGGCATTATTGCTAAGTTGATATATATTCTGTTCAACTCCATTTTCTTCAAAGAAAACTTCATCTGCTTTTTTGGCTGTATCCGTAACTTTACCAACACCAACATAACCAACACCAGGAATATTAACCCAAACTCGGTCGCCAATAGATAACTGATTAAGTGTACGTGAGTACCACTCTCCGCCTCCCCCTGAGATAAATCCATATTTTAAAGCATCTGACCAACTTCGACTCAATCCATCACCAAAAGAAACATAATACTCTCCGTTCCAAGGTTCCTTATCTTTAACTACAATAGATGCATTATCTAATGTCTCTTGCGGATCAATCATCCATGCACGGCTTATATATTTAGTAGCCTCCTCTTCAAATACAGTGAAAAAGATGACATTTATCGGTATAAGAGAGTCACTCAAGTACTCCACAATTCTTTCTGTGCTTGAATCCAATTCAGCCGCTACAATAACGATCTGATGGGAGTGATTAATACTTTCTTCTTCTAGTTTAACCTTGAATTTTGCGTAAAATTCGTCCTCTAAACTGTTTTGTTTTAGAGAGTATCTAGCTATATATGCCTCATATATTGCGGAGATTTGACTTGCAGACAAGCCTTTAATCCACGATGCATAATCTAGTCCCTGTGCAACAACTTCTCGACTTGTTTTATGTTTTTTTAATTCAATGATAATTATTGAGCCGCTATTATCAATTGCTAATAAATCAATGTATGTATTAAATTCGGTCATGACTTGTCTTCCAATAATCAGCCAATTTTCATCCAGTATAGCTGGATTGGATTGAATAATTTTCTCAAGTTCGATTTCTAGATTTAAAGTAACATTCTTTACTTCTCTAACCCCATCATCGGCAACTCTCCATATTCCATGCTTGATCGCCATTAAAATCATCTCATTTCATTTTCAATTTAAATCTAGCGTTTTATAATTTTATCAGTTCAAAAAATCATTGGCTAGTGTTTAATTTTATAGCTTTTATAAGATTTATGTTCTCGATTTTTAATCATCTTGAGTCCCCCCAACTATTAATTGAGTATAAATTAAAAACCACCAACCAGAACACTGGTTGATGGCTTTTGACTCTAATGGAGGCGAGGGGAGTCGAACCCCTGTCCGAAGATAACGGCACATAAGCTTCTACGGGTGTAGTCACAGTTTTGATGTCACCCGAGTATCGCCCCGTAACCGGCTATACGTTGGGTCAGCCTGATTGTCTTCTTCAGCACACCCCAGGCGGAGATGTGACAGCGTATCCCACTACTAGTTAGCCCCTATCCCTGTCACATGGGCGATGCAGGGTAGAAGCACGCACACAGTTTCTTAGGCTGCGAAAGCGTAGTTTGTTTGTTGTTTGCCGTTTAATAGGCTTTAGCGTTGATAAAGCGGACGCGTCCCCACTACCCGCTACCCATGCTCGAACTATCCCCGTCGAATCCATAAACGCCCCCTCAATGAAGAAGGGCTCCAGGATTAATCCGTGAATACGGAGCAAAGGTGCTGCACATCTTTTTCCTCCAAGGTAAAAAGATGCTTCTTTCAAACTCGGCATTCCTGTCTGCTACATGAGTAATCATAACACAGGACACATCACCGAAATAGTACAGATTGCTGGAAGACATTCCAGCTGGCTGAGCACAGATACAAGGTTATCCAATATAACAGGCTCAATCGTCTACATATTATACCGCGTCACCAATCGGAAGTAAAGTTTACCAGATCGGATCATGTACAAGGACACCTAAGTATTTTACCCACGTTCCAGGCAAACTACGCAACAGCTGATAATTTAGATTCATCACCGCACTAAGCTCCATGCTCCTAGCAGTTTTCTTAGTCACACATCAATAAAAATCAGCCCACTGCACACTTCAGCTATTCACATCACATCCCCTTTCTACTAATAATAAAAAAGCCTCAATCTTGCCCATTGCAGGGCAAACCTTGAGACTCCTTAACTCATACATCAATCTTCCTAGCTCCATCACAAAAACTAACATATACACCTAAAGTAAGGCTTTTCACGCACATCGCTCCACTTAACGTGCAACCTTCTGCTTCTCGCGCAGTACCCGTTGGATATCACGTTGAGCATCGCGCTTGGCTGCAGTCTCCCGTTTATC
The nucleotide sequence above comes from Paenibacillus sp. W2I17. Encoded proteins:
- a CDS encoding uracil-DNA glycosylase, with the protein product MSETHQQIREFVAGVQAYVSPVNVINPWRDYVMGYDIGPEAVEIRSEHLVRYLEPRMSKARYIFIAEAVGYQGARFSGVPLTSERMVTGNHSLVNHQMIFSGEPGIRTSLPNIAKPNRSQALYGFAEPTASIIWGEVLFSSRWKPTDFIFWNIYPFHPHQSAENRMTNRTPTLAELEEGVLFARQLMQLNPDAQIVAIGRKSADTLSSHLIKHHHVPHPANGRAVQFQKAVRSII
- a CDS encoding endonuclease NucS domain-containing protein, with the translated sequence MAIKHGIWRVADDGVREVKNVTLNLEIELEKIIQSNPAILDENWLIIGRQVMTEFNTYIDLLAIDNSGSIIIIELKKHKTSREVVAQGLDYASWIKGLSASQISAIYEAYIARYSLKQNSLEDEFYAKFKVKLEEESINHSHQIVIVAAELDSSTERIVEYLSDSLIPINVIFFTVFEEEATKYISRAWMIDPQETLDNASIVVKDKEPWNGEYYVSFGDGLSRSWSDALKYGFISGGGGEWYSRTLNQLSIGDRVWVNIPGVGYVGVGKVTDTAKKADEVFFEENGVEQNIYQLSNNAAYFKEFLCDDDRAEFIVKVAWVKALPANVAISEIGFFGNQNTVCKPRASKWIHTINRLKGIWEIQ